A portion of the Pseudomonas sp. PSE14 genome contains these proteins:
- the fliD gene encoding flagellar filament capping protein FliD — protein sequence MGMTITGTGTGLNIDNIVQTMVAAEKAPKQNQLDTLEKATTTKITGIGSLKSALSTFQTALEALNKTANFQARSATSSKNDLIGVTATDKAGIGSYQIEVKQLAAASKVALAAIPANGDKAATFGQGTLSIKLGDTALPDIKIDSSNNTLAGVRDAINTAGKDAGVSATIITDEHGSRLVLSSSKTGAGKDISVAVSGDDGSGSAKLTDLAFTPPAVPTDPTIQDPPAVSDPSGARMLVRSKSAELTVDGLKITSESNTVTDALEGVTLNLKGVTEASTPVTVGVSLDQSGVKKNIQSFVDAYNALVSTINSQTKVTKVGDDKAPVTGALVGDATARAISASLHQELVNVQGDGKIRALADLGITTQTDGTLAIDSTKLDKAVTGNFDEITALFTGDNGLAARLTDRVKPYTITNGILDQRNSSLQATLKSVDKQQVTLDARMTALQERLYKQFNAMDALVSQLTQTTNSLTSQLASLPFAKG from the coding sequence ATGGGGATGACCATCACGGGTACGGGCACTGGCCTGAACATCGACAATATCGTTCAGACCATGGTGGCTGCCGAAAAGGCGCCCAAGCAGAACCAGCTCGATACCCTGGAAAAAGCCACCACCACCAAGATCACCGGAATCGGCTCGCTCAAGAGTGCCTTGAGCACGTTCCAGACGGCGCTGGAAGCGCTGAATAAGACCGCTAATTTCCAGGCCCGCTCGGCTACTTCTTCCAAGAATGACCTGATCGGCGTCACCGCCACCGACAAGGCCGGCATCGGCAGCTATCAGATCGAAGTCAAGCAGTTGGCCGCTGCCAGCAAGGTTGCGCTCGCCGCGATTCCTGCCAACGGCGACAAAGCTGCAACCTTTGGCCAGGGCACCTTGAGCATCAAGCTCGGCGACACTGCGCTGCCGGACATCAAGATCGACAGCAGCAACAACACCCTGGCTGGCGTGCGCGACGCCATCAATACCGCCGGCAAGGATGCGGGAGTCTCCGCCACTATCATCACCGACGAGCATGGTTCTCGCCTGGTGCTGAGCAGTTCCAAGACCGGCGCCGGCAAGGATATTTCCGTAGCGGTCAGCGGTGATGACGGTAGCGGTAGCGCCAAGCTGACCGACCTTGCCTTCACTCCGCCGGCGGTTCCCACCGACCCGACTATCCAGGATCCGCCCGCCGTCAGCGATCCTTCCGGCGCGCGCATGCTGGTGCGTTCCAAGAGTGCCGAGCTGACCGTCGATGGCCTGAAAATCACCAGCGAATCCAACACCGTCACCGATGCCCTCGAAGGCGTGACCCTGAATCTCAAGGGTGTGACCGAAGCTAGCACCCCGGTGACAGTGGGTGTGAGCCTGGACCAGTCGGGGGTCAAGAAGAACATCCAGTCCTTCGTCGACGCCTACAACGCACTGGTCAGCACCATCAATTCGCAGACCAAGGTCACCAAGGTTGGCGACGACAAGGCGCCGGTGACAGGGGCACTGGTCGGTGACGCGACGGCGCGCGCTATCTCCGCATCCCTCCATCAGGAGCTGGTGAATGTCCAGGGTGACGGCAAGATCCGTGCGTTGGCGGATCTTGGCATTACCACCCAGACCGACGGCACGCTGGCCATCGACAGCACCAAACTGGACAAGGCAGTGACCGGCAACTTCGATGAAATAACCGCGTTGTTCACGGGGGATAACGGCCTGGCTGCCCGCCTGACCGATCGTGTGAAGCCTTATACCATCACTAACGGTATCCTCGATCAGCGCAACAGTTCGTTGCAGGCAACGCTCAAGAGCGTGGATAAGCAGCAGGTGACGTTGGACGCCCGCATGACTGCCTTGCAGGAGCGCCTGTACAAACAGTTCAACGCGATGGATGCCTTGGTCAGTCAGCTCACCCAGACCACCAACAGCCTGACCAGCCAACTGGCCAGCCTGCCGTTCGCCAAGGGCTGA
- a CDS encoding flagellar protein FliT, with amino-acid sequence MNQAMQQLNETRAALSAAMHNKDWDAIGELDRMCREQVDVAMQDAERDEQALRDTMEQLLALYAELVKVCTAQRTAIGEELTAVRRSSQGAKVYQMFG; translated from the coding sequence ATGAATCAGGCCATGCAACAACTCAACGAAACCCGCGCCGCGCTCTCCGCCGCGATGCACAACAAGGACTGGGACGCCATCGGCGAACTGGACCGCATGTGCCGCGAGCAGGTGGATGTGGCCATGCAGGACGCCGAGCGCGACGAGCAGGCCCTGCGTGACACCATGGAGCAGCTGCTGGCGCTCTACGCTGAGCTGGTCAAGGTCTGTACCGCCCAGCGTACCGCCATCGGCGAGGAACTGACCGCCGTGCGTCGCTCCAGCCAGGGCGCCAAGGTCTACCAGATGTTCGGCTGA
- a CDS encoding flagellar protein FlaG produces MDVSKVTSIAGLGSFERTPSIRPVREAVTPDQAADQQDSKSLDSAVSDIQSFVQGIRRNLNFSIDDATGEVVVKVIDAESGKVVRQMPSEEVLKLAARLDDIRSLMFETRA; encoded by the coding sequence ATGGATGTGAGTAAGGTTACTTCCATTGCCGGGCTGGGATCGTTCGAGCGGACGCCGAGTATTCGTCCGGTCCGGGAGGCAGTTACCCCCGACCAGGCGGCCGATCAGCAGGACTCGAAATCGCTGGACTCCGCTGTATCCGACATCCAGTCGTTCGTGCAGGGGATCCGGCGCAATCTCAACTTCAGCATCGACGACGCCACCGGTGAGGTGGTGGTGAAGGTGATTGATGCCGAGTCCGGCAAGGTCGTGCGGCAAATGCCTTCCGAGGAAGTGCTGAAACTTGCCGCCCGGCTCGACGATATTCGCAGTCTGATGTTCGAAACCCGCGCCTGA
- a CDS encoding flagellin, translating to MALTVNTNIASLNTQRNLNNSSSSLGTSLQRLSTGFRINSAKDDAAGLQISNRLSSQISGLNVAVRNANDGISLAQTAEGALQQSTNILQRMRDLSLQSANGSNDSTDRAALQKEVGALQSELNRIADTTTFGGRKLLDGSFGSTAFQVGANANETINVSIGDASATKIGAYTSDKAGTAGSGFGRATTAVAAATMADFKIASNGKQYDVQDIAAGDTAAAIVSKVNNAGSPVKASARTDAVLTQTANAKSFDLKIEVFNSDTGAASADSTIDLKTVTSFDQVVSAVNSSGAGITAKKNGDGTLELSSATGATFKITGKSYTDVGGTTAGVAADMTMQVRSAEDSDGDNLGDLSAAADIGAGTAFANGAIKFSSSAAYSLSGTNVALLTGEASGSLSKISDVDVSTAYGAQNAIDVIDAAIAYIDSQRSDLGAVQNRFDNTISNLQSIAENADNARSRIKDTDFAAETANLSKNQVLQQAGTAILAQANQLPQSVLSLLR from the coding sequence ATGGCCCTTACCGTCAATACCAACATTGCTTCCCTGAACACCCAGCGTAACCTGAACAACTCGTCCAGCTCCCTGGGCACCTCGCTGCAGCGTCTGTCCACTGGCTTCCGCATCAACAGCGCCAAGGACGATGCCGCCGGCCTGCAGATCTCCAACCGCCTGTCCAGCCAGATCAGCGGCTTGAACGTTGCCGTGCGCAACGCCAACGACGGCATCTCCCTGGCGCAGACCGCTGAAGGCGCCCTACAGCAGTCCACCAATATCCTGCAGCGCATGCGTGACCTGTCCCTGCAATCGGCCAACGGCAGCAACGACTCTACTGACCGCGCCGCCCTGCAGAAAGAAGTAGGCGCCCTGCAAAGCGAACTGAACCGTATCGCTGACACCACTACCTTCGGTGGTCGCAAGCTGCTCGACGGCTCCTTCGGTTCCACCGCCTTCCAGGTCGGTGCGAATGCCAACGAGACAATCAACGTCTCCATCGGTGATGCCAGTGCCACCAAGATCGGTGCCTACACTTCCGACAAGGCGGGTACTGCCGGTAGTGGCTTTGGTCGCGCTACTACTGCAGTAGCAGCAGCTACTATGGCGGACTTTAAGATTGCATCGAACGGCAAGCAGTACGACGTGCAGGACATCGCAGCTGGTGACACTGCCGCCGCTATTGTGAGTAAGGTCAATAATGCCGGTTCTCCGGTCAAGGCGTCGGCTCGTACTGATGCTGTCCTGACCCAGACCGCTAACGCGAAGAGCTTCGACCTGAAGATCGAAGTTTTCAACTCTGATACCGGGGCGGCCAGCGCAGACTCCACCATCGATCTGAAAACTGTGACTTCCTTCGATCAGGTGGTCAGCGCGGTCAACTCCAGCGGTGCTGGCATCACTGCCAAGAAAAACGGCGACGGCACCTTGGAGCTGAGTTCCGCTACCGGTGCGACCTTTAAGATCACTGGTAAGAGTTACACTGACGTAGGGGGCACCACTGCAGGTGTCGCCGCCGATATGACTATGCAGGTTCGTTCCGCCGAGGATTCTGACGGTGACAACCTGGGCGATTTGTCCGCCGCTGCCGACATTGGTGCCGGCACTGCTTTTGCCAACGGGGCGATCAAGTTCAGTTCATCGGCTGCCTATTCTCTGTCGGGCACCAACGTGGCTCTGCTGACCGGCGAAGCTTCCGGCTCCCTGTCGAAAATCAGCGACGTTGACGTCAGCACCGCCTACGGCGCGCAGAATGCCATCGACGTAATCGACGCGGCCATCGCCTACATCGACTCCCAGCGTTCCGACCTGGGTGCCGTGCAGAACCGCTTCGACAACACCATCTCCAACCTGCAGAGCATTGCCGAGAACGCCGACAACGCCCGCAGCCGCATCAAGGACACCGACTTCGCCGCTGAAACCGCGAACCTGTCCAAGAACCAAGTGCTGCAACAGGCCGGTACTGCGATCCTGGCCCAGGCCAACCAGTTGCCGCAGTCGGTACTCAGCCTGCTGCGCTGA
- a CDS encoding ATP-binding protein — protein MPVAQRQSETTTLASVAENRPVEESSRANLEQAFALFNQMSNQLSESYSLLEARVTELKGQLALVSAQRMQELAEKERLANRLQSLLDVLPGGVIVLDAQGVVRDANPVACALLGKPLVGMLWREVIARSFAPRADDGHEVSLRDGRRVSIAIRSLNGEPGQLILLNDLTETRRLQDQLARHERLSALGRMVASLAHQIRTPLSAAMLYASHLSEQELPLEQQQRFAGRIKERLHELENQVRDMLVFARGELPLPDRLAPTQLFTSLRAAAESHVAGLNVRWQCDARVGELLCNRDTLVGTLLNLVENAIQAAGRDVRLKVHLYARGDSLRLSISDNGPGMSAETLARLGEPFFTTKTTGTGLGLAVVKAVAKAHQGELRLRSRPGRGTCATLILPLIVAQSIAHKE, from the coding sequence ATGCCAGTCGCCCAACGCCAGTCCGAAACCACCACCCTTGCGTCTGTTGCAGAGAACAGGCCGGTGGAGGAGAGCAGCCGCGCGAATCTGGAACAGGCTTTCGCCCTGTTCAACCAGATGTCCAACCAGCTCAGTGAGTCCTACAGCCTGCTGGAGGCGCGCGTCACCGAGCTCAAGGGCCAGCTGGCCCTGGTCAGCGCCCAGCGCATGCAGGAGCTGGCCGAGAAGGAGCGTCTGGCCAATCGCCTGCAAAGCCTGCTCGACGTGCTGCCCGGCGGTGTCATCGTGCTCGATGCCCAGGGGGTGGTGCGCGACGCCAACCCGGTGGCCTGCGCGCTGCTCGGCAAGCCGCTGGTGGGTATGCTCTGGCGCGAGGTGATCGCCCGCAGCTTCGCTCCTCGCGCCGACGACGGCCATGAAGTTTCCCTGCGCGATGGTCGCCGCGTGTCCATCGCCATCCGCTCGCTGAACGGCGAGCCCGGCCAGCTCATCCTGCTCAACGACCTGACGGAAACCCGTCGCCTGCAGGACCAGCTGGCGCGCCACGAGCGCCTTTCCGCGCTGGGCCGCATGGTTGCTTCGCTGGCCCACCAGATTCGCACGCCGCTGTCCGCCGCCATGCTCTATGCCAGTCACCTGAGCGAGCAGGAGCTGCCGCTGGAACAGCAACAGCGCTTTGCCGGGCGGATCAAGGAGCGTCTGCACGAACTGGAGAACCAGGTCCGCGACATGCTGGTGTTCGCCCGGGGCGAACTGCCGCTGCCGGATCGCCTGGCGCCGACACAGCTGTTCACCAGCCTGCGGGCCGCTGCCGAATCCCACGTTGCCGGCCTGAACGTCCGTTGGCAGTGCGACGCCCGCGTGGGCGAGCTGCTGTGCAACCGCGACACCCTGGTCGGCACGCTGCTCAACCTGGTGGAGAACGCCATCCAGGCCGCCGGCCGCGACGTGCGCCTGAAGGTGCACCTGTATGCGCGCGGCGACAGCCTGCGCCTGTCCATCAGCGACAACGGCCCGGGCATGAGCGCCGAAACCCTGGCGCGCCTGGGCGAACCCTTCTTCACCACCAAGACCACCGGCACCGGCCTCGGGCTGGCCGTGGTCAAGGCCGTTGCCAAGGCCCACCAGGGCGAGCTGCGCCTGCGCTCGCGCCCTGGCCGTGGTACCTGCGCCACCCTGATCCTGCCGCTGATCGTGGCTCAATCCATCGCTCACAAGGAATGA
- the fleR gene encoding sigma-54-dependent response regulator transcription factor FleR produces the protein MAAKVLLVEDDRALREALSDTLMLGGHDFVAVDCAEAALPALEKDAFSLVISDVNMPGMDGHQLLGLIRARHPQLPVLLMTAYGAVDRAVEAMRQGAADYLVKPFEPKALLELVARHALGTVASSEGDGPVALEPASRQLLELAARVARSDSTVLISGESGTGKEVLAQYIHQQSPRAGKPFVAINCAAIPDNMLEATLFGHEKGAFTGAIAAQPGKFELADGGTILLDEISEMPLGLQAKLLRVLQEREVERVGARKPISLDIRVLATTNRDLLDEVAAGRFREDLYYRLSVFPLAWRPLRERPADILPLAERLLAKYTRKMNLAPVSLGADARAALLAHPWPGNVRELDNAIQRSLILQQGGQVQAADLCLTAPIGHAPRPVLAAVPAQSVPQAAPASVEIPSPSVLEAGALGEDLKRREFQMIIDTLRSERGRRKEAAERLGISPRTLRYKLAQMRDAGMDVEAYLYAS, from the coding sequence ATGGCCGCCAAAGTCCTGCTGGTCGAAGACGACCGCGCCCTGCGTGAAGCCCTGTCCGACACCCTGATGCTCGGTGGGCACGACTTCGTCGCCGTCGATTGCGCCGAGGCCGCGCTGCCGGCCCTGGAGAAAGACGCCTTCAGCCTGGTTATCAGCGATGTGAACATGCCGGGCATGGACGGGCACCAGTTGCTCGGCCTGATCCGCGCACGCCATCCGCAACTGCCGGTGCTGCTGATGACCGCCTACGGCGCGGTGGACCGCGCGGTGGAAGCCATGCGCCAGGGGGCGGCGGATTACCTGGTCAAACCCTTCGAGCCGAAGGCCCTGCTGGAGCTGGTGGCGCGTCATGCGCTGGGTACCGTCGCCAGCAGCGAAGGCGACGGTCCGGTGGCGCTGGAGCCGGCCAGCCGGCAACTGCTGGAGCTGGCCGCCCGTGTCGCCCGCAGCGACTCCACCGTGCTGATCTCCGGCGAGTCCGGCACCGGCAAGGAAGTGCTGGCGCAGTACATCCACCAGCAGTCGCCGCGCGCCGGCAAACCCTTCGTCGCGATCAACTGCGCGGCGATTCCGGACAACATGCTCGAAGCCACCCTGTTCGGTCACGAGAAGGGCGCTTTCACCGGTGCCATCGCCGCCCAGCCGGGCAAGTTCGAACTGGCCGACGGCGGCACCATCCTGCTCGACGAAATCTCCGAAATGCCGCTGGGTCTGCAGGCCAAGCTGCTGCGTGTGTTGCAGGAGCGCGAGGTGGAGCGCGTCGGTGCGCGCAAGCCGATCAGCCTGGACATCCGCGTGCTCGCCACCACCAACCGTGACCTGCTGGACGAAGTGGCGGCGGGGCGTTTCCGCGAGGACCTGTACTACCGCCTTTCGGTATTCCCCCTGGCTTGGCGCCCGCTGCGCGAGCGTCCGGCGGACATTCTGCCGTTGGCCGAGCGTCTGCTGGCCAAGTACACCCGCAAGATGAACCTTGCGCCGGTCAGTCTCGGCGCCGACGCCCGCGCAGCCCTGCTGGCGCACCCGTGGCCGGGCAACGTGCGTGAGCTGGACAACGCCATCCAGCGTTCGCTGATCCTGCAGCAGGGCGGCCAGGTGCAGGCCGCCGACCTGTGCCTGACCGCACCCATCGGCCATGCGCCGCGTCCGGTGCTTGCTGCCGTGCCGGCGCAATCGGTGCCGCAGGCTGCTCCGGCGAGCGTCGAAATTCCGTCACCCTCCGTGCTGGAGGCGGGCGCCCTGGGGGAGGACCTCAAGCGCCGTGAGTTCCAGATGATCATCGATACCCTGCGCAGTGAGCGCGGCCGCCGCAAGGAGGCTGCCGAGCGCCTGGGGATAAGCCCGCGGACCCTGCGTTACAAGCTGGCGCAGATGCGCGATGCGGGGATGGATGTGGAGGCGTATCTGTACGCCAGTTGA
- the fliF gene encoding flagellar basal-body MS-ring/collar protein FliF: MADATVDSQVPAKLGAAKKPLLGLTFLENLADMPVLRQVGLLVGLAASIAVGFGMVLWSQQPDYKPLYGSLNGVDANKVVEALSAADIPYKVEPNSGALLVKADDLGRARMKVASAGVAPTDNNVGFEILDKEQALGTSQFMEATNYRRGLEGELARTISSLNNVKGARVHLAIPKSSVFVRDDRKPSASVLVELYPGRNLEPSQVMAIVNLVATSVPELDKSQVTVVDQKGTLLSDQQELSELTMAGKQFDYTRRMESNLNQRVHSILQPVLGNGRYKAEVSADVDFSAVESTSESYNPDQPALRSEQTNNEERQNSNGPQGVPGALSNQPPGPANAPQTTAQNAPSDYVAPGQPLKDANGQPIMDPKTGRPELAPYPTDKRQQNTRNYELDRSVSYTKQQQGRLRRLSVAVVLDDRMITDAKTGEVTHKPWTADELSRFTRLVQDAVGYDASRGDSVSVINAPFAPEQGEEIVSPPFYSQPWFWDVVKQVLGIVFILVLVLGVLRPVLNNLSGNKGKALVAGGAGADGLGELGGLDGELSDDRVSLGGPASILLPSPSEGYDAQLNAIKSLVAQDPGRVAQVVKEWINSDE, translated from the coding sequence ATGGCTGACGCCACCGTAGACAGTCAGGTTCCCGCCAAGCTCGGCGCAGCGAAAAAACCGTTGCTGGGCCTGACCTTCCTCGAAAACCTCGCGGACATGCCCGTGCTGCGCCAGGTCGGCCTGCTGGTTGGCCTGGCCGCGAGCATCGCCGTCGGCTTCGGCATGGTGCTCTGGTCGCAGCAGCCGGACTACAAGCCGCTGTACGGCAGCCTCAACGGCGTCGACGCCAACAAGGTGGTCGAGGCGCTGAGCGCCGCCGACATTCCCTACAAGGTCGAACCCAATTCCGGTGCGCTGCTGGTGAAGGCCGACGACCTCGGCCGCGCACGCATGAAAGTCGCCAGCGCCGGCGTTGCGCCGACCGACAACAACGTCGGCTTCGAGATCCTCGACAAGGAACAGGCCCTGGGCACCAGCCAGTTCATGGAAGCGACCAATTACCGTCGCGGCCTGGAAGGCGAGCTGGCGCGCACCATCTCCAGCCTGAACAACGTCAAGGGCGCCCGCGTGCACCTGGCGATCCCGAAGAGCTCGGTGTTCGTCCGTGACGACCGCAAGCCCAGCGCCTCGGTGCTGGTCGAGCTGTACCCGGGCCGCAACCTGGAGCCGAGCCAGGTGATGGCGATCGTCAACCTGGTGGCGACCAGCGTGCCGGAACTGGACAAGTCCCAGGTCACCGTCGTCGACCAGAAGGGCACCCTGCTGTCCGACCAGCAGGAGCTCTCCGAGCTGACCATGGCCGGCAAGCAGTTCGATTACACCCGCCGCATGGAAAGCAACCTCAACCAGCGCGTGCACAGCATCCTGCAACCGGTACTGGGCAATGGCCGCTACAAGGCCGAAGTCTCCGCCGACGTCGACTTCAGCGCGGTGGAGTCCACCTCCGAATCCTACAACCCGGACCAGCCGGCGCTGCGCAGCGAGCAGACCAACAACGAGGAACGGCAGAACAGCAACGGCCCGCAAGGCGTGCCGGGGGCGCTGTCGAACCAGCCGCCGGGGCCCGCCAACGCGCCGCAGACCACTGCGCAGAACGCGCCGTCCGACTACGTCGCGCCGGGTCAGCCGCTGAAGGATGCCAACGGCCAGCCGATCATGGACCCGAAGACCGGCCGGCCGGAACTGGCGCCGTATCCCACCGACAAGCGCCAGCAGAACACCCGCAACTATGAGCTGGATCGCTCGGTGAGCTACACCAAGCAGCAGCAGGGCCGCCTGCGCCGGCTTTCCGTCGCGGTGGTGCTGGATGACCGGATGATCACCGACGCCAAGACCGGCGAGGTGACCCACAAGCCATGGACCGCCGATGAATTGTCGCGCTTCACCCGCCTGGTGCAGGACGCCGTCGGCTACGACGCCAGCCGTGGCGACAGCGTCAGCGTGATCAACGCGCCGTTCGCCCCGGAGCAGGGCGAGGAAATCGTCTCCCCGCCGTTCTACTCGCAGCCCTGGTTCTGGGATGTGGTCAAGCAGGTGCTGGGCATTGTCTTCATCCTGGTGCTGGTACTGGGCGTGCTGCGTCCGGTGCTGAACAACCTGTCGGGCAACAAGGGCAAGGCCCTGGTGGCCGGCGGCGCGGGCGCTGACGGACTGGGCGAGCTGGGTGGCCTCGACGGCGAGCTGTCGGACGACCGCGTCAGCCTCGGCGGCCCCGCCAGTATTCTGTTGCCGAGCCCGTCCGAGGGTTACGATGCGCAGCTCAATGCGATCAAGAGCCTGGTCGCGCAGGACCCCGGGCGTGTGGCTCAGGTGGTGAAAGAGTGGATCAATTCCGATGAGTAA
- the fliE gene encoding flagellar hook-basal body complex protein FliE, with the protein MSQGVEFNRLLLEMRSMQMEAMAKSKAQAAQPAEPGAPSFSQMLTQAVDKVNGTQQVATDMATAFEVGQSGVDLTDVMIASQKASVSFQAMTQVRNKLVQAYQDIMQMPV; encoded by the coding sequence ATGAGTCAGGGTGTCGAATTCAATCGTCTGCTGCTGGAGATGCGCTCCATGCAGATGGAGGCCATGGCCAAGTCGAAGGCGCAGGCTGCGCAACCGGCCGAGCCGGGCGCGCCGAGCTTCTCGCAGATGCTCACCCAGGCGGTCGACAAGGTGAACGGCACCCAGCAGGTCGCCACCGACATGGCCACCGCCTTCGAAGTCGGCCAGAGCGGCGTGGATCTCACCGACGTGATGATCGCTTCGCAGAAAGCCAGTGTGTCCTTCCAGGCCATGACCCAGGTACGCAACAAGCTCGTCCAGGCGTACCAGGACATCATGCAGATGCCGGTCTGA
- a CDS encoding sigma-54 dependent transcriptional regulator — MWRETKILLIDDNQERCRDLSVIIGFLGEDQIACGSHDWRQAVDALPNGSRDVLCVLLGNVESKGGALELLKQVAAWDEYLPVLLIGEPAPADWPEELRRRVLASLEMPPSYNKLLDSLHRAQVYREMYDQARERGRQREPNLFRSLVGTSRAIQQVRQMMQQVADTDASVLILGESGTGKEVVARNLHYHSKRRDAPFVPVNCGAIPAELLESELFGHEKGAFTGAITSRAGRFELANGGTLFLDEIGDMPLPMQVKLLRVLQERTFERVGSNKTQNVDVRIIAATHKNLEKMIEDGSFREDLYYRLNVFPIEMAPLRERVEDIPLLMNELISRMEHEKRGSIRFNSAAIMSLCRHDWPGNVRELANLVERLAIMHPYGVIGVGELPKKFRHVDDEDEQLASSLREELEERAAITAGLPGLDSPAMLPAEGIDLKDYLANLEQGLIQQALDDASGVVARAAERLRIRRTTLVEKMRKYGMSRREEEMAED, encoded by the coding sequence ATGTGGCGCGAAACCAAGATTCTCCTGATCGACGACAACCAGGAACGGTGCCGTGACCTCTCGGTCATCATCGGCTTCCTGGGCGAAGACCAGATAGCCTGCGGTAGCCACGACTGGCGCCAGGCGGTCGACGCGCTGCCCAACGGCAGCCGCGACGTGCTCTGCGTGCTGCTCGGCAACGTGGAAAGCAAGGGCGGGGCGCTGGAGCTGCTCAAGCAGGTGGCCGCCTGGGATGAATACCTGCCCGTGCTGCTGATCGGCGAGCCTGCGCCTGCCGACTGGCCCGAAGAGCTGCGCCGCCGCGTGCTGGCCAGCCTGGAAATGCCGCCCAGCTACAACAAGCTGCTCGACTCCCTGCACCGCGCCCAGGTCTACCGCGAGATGTACGACCAGGCCCGCGAGCGCGGCCGCCAGCGCGAGCCCAACCTGTTCCGCAGCCTGGTCGGCACCAGCCGTGCCATCCAGCAGGTGCGGCAGATGATGCAGCAGGTCGCCGACACCGACGCCAGCGTGCTGATCCTCGGCGAGTCCGGCACCGGCAAGGAAGTGGTGGCGCGCAACCTTCACTACCATTCCAAGCGTCGCGATGCGCCCTTCGTGCCGGTCAACTGCGGCGCGATCCCGGCGGAGCTGCTGGAAAGCGAACTGTTCGGCCATGAGAAGGGCGCCTTCACAGGCGCTATCACCAGCCGGGCAGGGCGCTTCGAACTGGCCAACGGCGGCACCCTGTTCCTCGACGAGATCGGCGACATGCCGCTGCCGATGCAGGTCAAGCTGCTACGCGTACTGCAGGAGCGCACCTTCGAGCGCGTGGGCAGCAACAAGACGCAGAACGTGGACGTGCGCATCATCGCCGCGACCCACAAGAACCTCGAAAAGATGATCGAGGACGGCAGCTTCCGCGAGGACCTGTACTACCGCCTCAACGTCTTCCCCATCGAGATGGCCCCGCTGCGCGAGCGCGTGGAGGACATCCCGCTGCTGATGAACGAGCTGATCTCGCGCATGGAGCACGAGAAGCGCGGTTCGATCCGCTTCAACTCCGCCGCCATCATGTCGCTCTGCCGCCACGACTGGCCGGGCAACGTGCGCGAGCTGGCGAACCTCGTCGAGCGCCTGGCGATCATGCATCCCTACGGCGTGATCGGCGTGGGCGAGCTGCCGAAGAAATTCCGTCACGTCGACGACGAGGACGAGCAACTGGCGAGCAGCCTGCGCGAGGAGCTGGAAGAGCGCGCGGCGATCACCGCCGGACTGCCGGGCCTCGACTCGCCGGCCATGCTGCCGGCCGAGGGCATCGACCTGAAGGACTACCTGGCGAACCTGGAACAGGGCCTGATCCAGCAGGCGCTGGACGATGCCAGTGGCGTGGTCGCCCGTGCCGCCGAACGCCTGCGCATCCGCCGCACCACCCTGGTGGAGAAAATGCGCAAGTACGGCATGAGCCGTCGCGAGGAGGAGATGGCGGAGGATTGA
- the fliS gene encoding flagellar export chaperone FliS yields the protein MYAMRAMKQYQQVSLEARVAEASPHSLIQMLMQGGLERMAQARGAIERGQLAERGELISKAIGIVGGLREALNLELGGELALNLDRLYGYMTERLLEANRSGDAAILDEVSGLLREVKSGWDAIAA from the coding sequence ATGTACGCCATGAGAGCCATGAAGCAATACCAGCAAGTCAGCCTGGAAGCGCGCGTCGCCGAAGCGTCGCCGCACAGCCTGATCCAGATGCTGATGCAGGGTGGCCTGGAGCGCATGGCGCAGGCCCGTGGTGCCATCGAGCGTGGTCAGTTGGCCGAGCGTGGCGAGCTGATCAGCAAGGCCATCGGCATCGTCGGCGGTCTGCGCGAGGCGCTGAACCTGGAGCTGGGCGGCGAACTGGCGTTGAACCTCGATCGACTTTACGGTTACATGACCGAGCGCCTGCTGGAGGCCAACCGCAGTGGCGATGCCGCGATCCTCGACGAGGTGTCCGGCCTGCTGCGTGAAGTGAAATCGGGCTGGGATGCGATCGCCGCCTGA